A genomic window from Brassica oleracea var. oleracea cultivar TO1000 chromosome C8, BOL, whole genome shotgun sequence includes:
- the LOC106309356 gene encoding histone H2A.Z-specific chaperone CHZ1-like produces the protein MIRWCSTTAKESFSNFPDPEPASLALVYESLVLQRCVQNHGPKRKRCTAYYEAKQGDRVGEEEEEEEEEEDSIEDEIDRKGKGISREDKGKGKLIEVDESDDSDDDDDDDDDDEDGDEYDESDLSDDPLAEVDLDNILPSRTRRRSIQPGVYTSNDRSGNNENDDDSSDDSDA, from the exons ATGATCAGATGG TGTAGCACCACTGCAAAAGAGAGCTTCTCAAACTTTCCTGATCCTGAACCAGCTTCTCTAGCTCTTGTTTACGAGTCTCTTGTGCTTCAACGCTGTGTTCAAAATCACGGACCTAAAAGAAAACGGTGTACAGCATATTATGAAGCGAAGCAAGGCGATCGAGTTGGAGAGGAAGAAGAAGAAGAGGAGGAGGAGGAGGATTCGATTGAAGATGAGATCGACAGGAAAGGTAAAGGCATATCGAGAGAGGACAAAGGAAAAGGAAAACTGATCGAAGTTGATGAAAGTGACGATAGCGATGATGATGATGATGACGATGACGATGACGAGGATGGTGATGAGTACGATGAAAGCGATTTGTCTGATGATCCTTTGGCGGAGGTGGATTTGGATAATATCCTTCCGTCGAGGACTAGGAGACGATCGATCCAGCCTGGAGTCTACACCTCCAATGACCGTAGCGGAAACAACGAGAATGATGATGATAGTAGTGACGATAGCGATGCTTAA
- the LOC106308436 gene encoding protein AUXIN SIGNALING F-BOX 3-like, giving the protein MNYFPDEVIEHIFDFISSHKDRNSISLVSKSWHKIERCSRKRVFIGNCYAINPERLIQRFPSLRSLTLKGKPHFADFNLVPHEWGGFVHPWIVALAKARVELEELRLKRMVVSDESLELLSRSFASFKSLVLVSCEGFTTDGLASVATNCRHLRELDLQENEIDDHRGQWLNCFPQSSTALTSLNFSCLKGETNLAALERLVARSPNLESLKVNRAVPLDALTRLMSCAPQLVDLGVGSYENEPDQESFMKLMAAIKKCTSLRSLSGFSEVTPLCLTAFYPICQNLTSLNLSYAAEIQGNHLIRFIQFCKRLQRLWILDSIGDKGLEVVASTCKELQELRVFPSDLHDEEDNDTAVTEIGLVAISAGCPKLHSLLYFCKQMTNAALITVAKNCPNFIRFRLCILEPNKPDHTTSQSLDEGFGAIVQACKGLRRLSLSGLLTDKVFLYIGMYAEQLEMLSIAFAGDTDKGMLYVLNGCKKMRKLEIRDSPFGNTALLADVDKYRTMRSLWMSSCEVTLGGCKRLARNAPWLNVEIINENENNDLMMERNEEDEREKVDRLYLYRTVVGARKDAPPCVTIL; this is encoded by the exons ATGAATTACTTCCCAGACGAGGTGATTGAGCACATCTTCGACTTCATATCCTCTCACAAAGACAGGAACTCGATATCTCTCGTCAGCAAATCGTGGCACAAGATCGAGAGGTGTAGCAGGAAGAGAGTGTTCATCGGAAACTGCTACGCTATCAACCCGGAGAGGTTGATACAGAGGTTCCCATCTCTCAGATCGTTGACTCTCAAAGGGAAGCCTCACTTCGCTGACTTCAACTTGGTTCCTCACGAATGGGGAGGCTTCGTTCACCCTTGGATCGTTGCTTTAGCCAAGGCACGTGTTGAGCTCGAGGAGCTTAGGTTGAAGAGGATGGTTGTCTCAGACGAAAGCCTCGAGCTTCTTTCGCGTTCCTTCGCGAGTTTCAAGTCTCTTGTGCTTGTTAGCTGTGAAGGGTTCACTACTGATGGCTTAGCCTCCGTTGCTACTAATTGCAG GCATCTCCGTGAGCTAGACTTGCAAGAGAATGAGATTGATGATCATAGAGGTCAATGGCTAAACTGTTTTCCTCAGAGCTCTACCGCTCTTACTTCATTGAACTTCTCATGTCTTAAAGGAGAAACCAATCTTGCTGCTCTAGAGAGACTCGTGGCGAGGTCGCCGAACCTGGAGAGCTTGAAGGTGAACCGTGCGGTGCCTCTCGATGCGCTCACGAGGCTAATGAGCTGTGCTCCTCAGCTGGTGGATTTGGGAGTAGGGTCTTATGAGAATGAGCCTGATCAAGAGTCTTTCATGAAGCTCATGGCTGCTATTAAAAAATGCACATCGTTGAGAAGCTTGTCGGGGTTCTCAGAGGTTACTCCGCTTTGTCTCACAGCGTTTTACCCGATATGCCAAAACCTTACCTCCTTGAACCTCAGCTATGCAGCTGAGATCCAAGGCAACCACCTGATAAGGTTTATTCAGTTCTGCAAGAGACTTCAACGGTTATGG ATATTGGATAGTATTGGAGACAAAGGACTTGAGGTTGTTGCTTCCACATGTAAAGAGTTACAAGAGCTGAGAGTCTTCCCCTCTGATTTACACGACGAAGAAGACAACGACACAGCTGTCACTGAGATCGGTCTAGTTGCAATCTCAGCAGGCTGCCCTAAACTCCACTCCCTCCTCTACTTCTGCAAACAAATGACAAACGCAGCGCTCATAACCGTGGCGAAAAACTGTCCGAACTTCATACGTTTCAGGCTATGCATCCTCGAGCCAAACAAACCAGACCACACCACATCTCAGTCACTAGACGAAGGTTTTGGTGCCATTGTGCAAGCCTGCAAGGGTCTAAGACGTCTCTCTCTCTCGGGTCTGTTAACTGACAAAGTCTTCCTCTACATCGGTATGTACGCTGAACAGCTGGAGATGCTTTCGATAGCTTTTGCTGGGGACACGGACAAAGGGATGCTGTATGTGTTGAATGGGTGTAAGAAGATGAGGAAGCTGGAGATAAGAGACAGTCCGTTTGGGAACACTGCGCTTCTTGCTGATGTTGATAAGTACAGAACAATGCGATCCCTTTGGATGTCGTCTTGTGAAGTAACGCTCGGTGGGTGCAAGAGGCTGGCGAGAAACGCGCCGTGGCTTAACGTGGAGATCATTAATGAGAATGAGAATAATGATCTGATGATGGAGAGGAATGAAGAAGATGAAAGAGAGAAGGTTGATAGGCTTTACCTTTACCGAACAGTGGTTGGGGCTAGAAAAGATGCGCCGCCATGTGTTACGATTCTTTAG
- the LOC106308433 gene encoding pentatricopeptide repeat-containing protein At1g12300, mitochondrial-like, translating into MLMIRSAKALRSARPRFTKTAGTLRTSLFHNSERGFSSSDRNLSYKERLRNGIVGIKKDDAVALFQTMIESRPRPTVIDFNRLFTALARTKQYDLVLDLCKQMELQGIAHNIYTLSIVINCFCRSRKLGFAFSAMGKILKLGYEPDTVTFSTLINGLCLVGTVSQAVELVDRMVEMKVIPNIITLNTIVNGLCLQGKVSEAMALIDRMMDNGCQPDGVTYGPILNRLCKSGNTALAMDLLRKMEHRKIKLDVVTYSMVIDSLCKDESLEDSLSLFNEMETKGIKGNVITYNSLIGGFCNAGRWDDGAQLLRDMIERKITPNVVTFNTLIDSFVKEGRLSEAQELYNEMITRDIEPNTITYSSLIYGLCMENRLDEANQMLDLMVSKRCDPDIVTYNILIKGCCKAKLVDEGMRLFRKMSMRGLVADTVTYSTLIQGFCQSGKLNEAKELFQEMVSIGVQPSVVTYGILLDGLCDNGELEMALDILEKMHKCKIDPGICIYSIIIHGMCNASKVDDAWDLFCSLPLKGVKPDVKTYTVMISGLCKKGSLPEASMLLRKMEEDGIAPNDCTYNTLIRAHLRGSDICTSVELIEEMKGCGFSADASTMKMVMDMLVDGGLDKSFLDMLS; encoded by the coding sequence ATGTTGATGATAAGGAGTGCCAAAGCTTTGAGATCTGCTCGGCCTCGATTCACGAAGACAGCAGGTACCCTGAGAACTTCTTTATTTCACAACAGCGAACGAGGCTTTTCTAGCAGCGATAGGAACCTCTCTTACAAAGAGAGATTGAGAAATGGGATTGTTGGTATCAAGAAAGATGATGCTGTTGCCCTCTTTCAAACGATGATTGAGTCTCGTCCTCGTCCTACGGTCATAGATTTCAATAGATTGTTTACTGCATTGGCCAGAACAAAACAGTATGACCTCGTGTTGGATCTCTGCAAGCAAATGGAACTGCAAGGGATTGCACATAACATCTACACTCTGAGTATTGTCATCAATTGCTTCTGCAGGAGTCGTAAACTCGGTTTTGCTTTTTCTGCTATGGGAAAGATTTTGAAACTTGGGTACGAGCCTGACACAGTCACATTTTCAACTTTGATTAACGGTTTATGTCTCGTGGGTACAGTCTCCCAAGCTGTGGAGTTAGTTGATCGTATGGTGGAAATGAAGGTTATTCCAAACATCATCACGCTCAACACTATTGTCAATGGTCTTTGTCTCCAAGGTAAAGTGTCTGAAGCGATGGCTTTGATCGATCGAATGATGGATAATGGATGCCAACCCGATGGAGTTACCTATGGCCCTATTTTGAACAGATTGTGCAAGTCTGGGAACACTGCCTTGGCCATGGATCTGCTCAGAAAGATGGAACATAGAAAGATCAAGCTCGATGTAGTCACATACAGTATGGTTATCGATAGTCTTTGCAAAGACGAGAGCCTCGAAGATTCACTCAGCCTTTTTAATGAAATGGAAACCAAAGGGATCAAAGGAAATGTCATTACCTACAACTCTCTCATAGGAGGCTTCTGTAATGCCGGCAGATGGGATGATGGTGCACAGTTGCTGAGGGATATGATAGAAAGGAAAATCACCCCCAACGTTGTCACTTTCAATACTTTGATTGATAGTTTTGTGAAAGAGGGAAGGCTTTCTGAGGCTCAAGAATTGTACAATGAGATGATCACAAGAGACATAGAGCCTAACACCATTACATATAGTTCTTTAATATACGGGTTGTGCATGGAGAATCGCTTAGATGAAGCCAACCAGATGCTGGATTTGATGGTTAGCAAGAGATGCGATCCTGATATCGTGACGTATAATATCCTTATCAAAGGGTGTTGTAAGGCTAAACTGGTTGATGAAGGTATGAGACTTTTCCGCAAAATGTCTATGAGAGGATTGGTTGCAGATACAGTCACTTATAGCACTCTCATCCAAGGGTTTTGTCAATCTGGAAAACTTAATGAAGCCAAAGAACTCTTCCAAGAGATGGTCTCTATTGGTGTGCAACCCAGTGTTGTCACCTATGGTATTTTGCTGGATGGGTTGTGTGACAATGGAGAACTAGAAATGGCATTGGATATACTTGAAAAGATGCACAAGTGTAAGATCGATCCTGGTATTTGTATATATTCTATCATCATTCACGGGATGTGCAATGCTAGTAAGGTCGATGATGCTTGGGATCTATTCTGTAGCCTCCCTCTCAAAGGAGTGAAGCCCGATGTCAAGACGTACACGGTAATGATTTCAGGATTGTGTAAGAAAGGGTCACTGCCTGAAGCAAGCATGTTGCTTAGAAAAATGGAGGAAGATGGGATTGCGCCAAATGATTGTACATACAACACACTAATCCGAGCTCATCTCAGAGGCAGTGACATATGCACCTCAGTTGAACTCATCGAAGAAATGAAGGGGTGTGGCTTCTCTGCAGATGCTTCCACCATGAAGATGGTTATGGATATGTTAGTGGATGGTGGATTGGACAAAAGCTTTTTGGATATGCTTTCTTAG